The Burkholderia mayonis DNA window AACGGCCATGTCGTATTGGGACATATCTCCGGAAAGATGCGGATGCACTACATTCGTATCCTTCCCGGCGACAAGGTGACGGTTGAATTGACGCCTTACGATCTGTCTCGTGCACGGATCGTGTTCCGGGCGAAGTGATTTAGAAAAAGGGTAATATCATGAAAGTGATGGCATCGGTTAAGCGCATTTGCCGCAATTGCAAGATCATCAAGCGCAAAGGCGTGGTTCGCGTGATCTGCAGCTCGGATCCGCGTCACAAGCAACGTCAAGGCTGACTGCGCGTTTGTTTGCGCTTTTTGTTTGAGGAACAACAATGGCTCGTATCGCAGGGGTTAACATCCCGAACCACCAGCATACCGAAATCGGTCTGACGGCGATTTTTGGTATCGGCCGCACGCGCGCGCGCAGCATTTGCGCGGCTTCTGGTGTGGCTTTCTCGAAGAAGGTCAAGGACCTGACCGACGCAGACCTCGAAAAGCTGCGTGAAGAAGTGGGCAAGTTTGTCGTCGAAGGCGATCTGCGCCGTGAAGTGACGATGAACATCAAGCGCCTGATGGATCTCGGCTGCTATCGTGGCGTGCGTCATCGCAAGGGCCTGCCCCTGCGTGGCCAGCGTACGCGTACGAACGCCCGTACTCGCAAGGGTCCGCGTCGCGCAGCACAAGCGCTGAAGAAATAAGCGGAACTGACAGTTACAGGAAAACGTAATGGCTAAGGCTTCGAACTCCGCGGCGCAACGCGTTCGCAAAAAGGTTAAGAAGAACGTCGCTGAAGGCGTGGTTCACGTTCACGCGTCGTTCAACAACACGATCATCACGATCACCGATCGCCAGGGCAATGCGCTGGCGTGGGCGACGTCGGGCGGCCAGGGCTTCAAGGGCTCGCGCAAGTCGACGCCGTTCGCCGCACAGGTGGCTGCCGAGTCGGCTGGCCGCGTGGCGATGGAATATGGCGTGAAGAATCTGGAAGTGCGGATCAAGGGCCCCGGCCCGGGCCGCGAGTCAGCGGTGCGCGCACTGCACGGCCTCGGCATCAAGATCACTGCGATTTCGGATGTGACGCCGATTCCGCACAACGGCTGCCGTCCGCCGAAGCGTCGCCGCATCTAACGATGCGTTGGCGCCTTGCCTGTCGCCGCCATGCGTCGACGGGCTGCGCTTTTTTTGAAGGCGCATTTGATTGATTAAGCCCACCGTTCGTCCCAAAGGGCGCGAACTAGCGCGGATTCAGGTCCGCGTGACCGATAGATAGAGGAATGCAAAGTGGCACGTTATATCGGCCCCAAAGCCAAGCTGTCCCGCCGTGAAGGCACCGATCTGTTCCTGAAGAGCGCGCGCCGCTCGCTCGCCGACAAATGCAAGCTCGACAGCAAGCCGGGTCAGCACGGCCGTACCTCGGGTGCGCGCACGTCGGATTACGGCACGCAGCTCCGCGAAAAGCAGAAGGTCAAGCGCATCTACGGCGTGCTGGAGCGTCAGTTCCGCCGCTACTTCGCTGAAGCCGATCGCCGCAAGGGCAACACGGGTGAAAACCTGCTGCAACTGCTCGAGTCGCGTCTCGACAACGTCGTGTACCGCATGGGCTTCGGTTCGACCCGCGCTGAAGCGCGTCAGCTCGTGAGCCACAAGGCCATCACGCTGAACGGCGTCGTCGCGAATATCCCGTCGCAGCAAGTGAAGCCTGGCGACGTGATCTCGATTCGCGAAAAGTCGAAGAAGCAGGCGCGTATCGTCGAAGCGCTGTCGCTGGCCGAGCAAGGCGGCCTGGCGAGCTGGGTTGCGGTCGATGCGAAGAAATTCGAAGGCACATTCAAGCAAGTGCCGGAGCGCGCCGACATCGCGGGCGACATCAACGAAAGCCTGATCGTCGAATTGTATTCGCGTTAATCCGATTGATGGCCGAGGAATCCTGCTCATTGCGTTTCGCAAGGCAGGGCCTCGGCTGTTCATTTTCAGGTTGTTACCGGTCAGCCTTATCGGTGTAACGAGCCGAGGGTATTGAAAAGGAAAACCTATGCAAACCAGTTTGTTGAAACCCAAGATCATCGCCGTGGAATCGCTTGGCGAGAACCACGCGAAAGTGGTGATGGAGCCGTTCGAACGCGGTTACGGCCACACCTTGGGCAATGCGCTTCGCCGCGTACTGCTGTCGTCGATGGTCGGCTATGCGCCGACCGAAGTGACGATCGCCGGTGTCGTGCACGAGTATTCGACGCTTGATGGTGTGCAAGAGGACGTCGTCAACCTGCTGCTGAACCTGAAGGGCGTGGTGTTCAAGCTGCATAACCGCGACGAAGTCACGGTGACGCTGCGCAAGGAAGGCGAAGGCGTCGTGACGGCCGGCGATATCGAACTGGCCCACGACTGCGAAGTCATCAACCCGAATCACGTGATCGCGCATCTGTCGAAGGGCGGCAAGCTCGACGTGCAGATCAAGGTCGAAAAGGGTCGCGGCTATGTGCCGGGCAACGTGCGCCGCTATGGCGACGAAACGGCGAAGATCATTGGCCGCATCGTCCTCGACGCGTCGTTCTCGCCGGTTCGCCGCGTGAGCTATGCGGTCGAGAGCGCGCGTGTCGAACAGCGTACCGATCTCGACAAGCTCGTGATGAACATCGAAACGAGCGGCGTCATCACGCCGGAAGAAGCGATCCGCCAATCGGCACGCATCCTCGTCGACCAGCTGTCCGTGTTCGCGGCGCTGGAAGGCACGGAAACGGCCGCGGAAGCGCCGTCGCGCGCGCCGCAGATCGACCCGATCCTGCTGCGCCCGGTCGATGATCTCGAGCTGACCGTCCGTTCGGCGAATTGCCTGAAGGCCGAAAACATCTACTATATCGGCGACCTGATCCAGCGCACGGAAAACGAGCTGCTGAAGACGCCGAACCTCGGCCGTAAGTCGCTGAACGAGATCAAGGAAGTGCTCGCTTCGCGCGGTCTCACGCTGGGCATGAAGCTCGAGAACTGGCCGCCGGCTGGTCTCGACAAGTAATTCCGGTTATCGCTGTAACTGGTCAAGGTGCGGATTTTCTTTTAGAATCCGCATCTTGCTTTTTTCCCCGTACCGGCCCGTGCGCCTGATTTTCTCGCGCGATAGAAGAGCTGGATCAAAACTTTGAATCAAGGAAACCGAAATGCGTCACCGTCACGGTCTGCGGAAACTGAACCGCACGAGCAGCCACCGTCTGGCTATGCTCCGCAATATGTCCAACTCGCTGATCGAGCACGAAGTCATCAAGACGACGCTGCCGAAGGCGAAGGAACTCCGTAAAGTCGTCGAGCCGCTGATCACGCTCGGCAAAAAGCCGTCGCTCGCAAACCGCCGCCTGGCGTTCAACCGCCTGCGCGATCGCGATTCCGTCGCGAAGCTGTTCGACGTCCTCGGCCCGCGTTTCGCGAACCGTCCGGGTGGCTACCTGCGCATCCTGAAGTTCGGTTTCCGCGTCGGCGACAATGCACCGATGGCGCTCGTCGAACTGCTCGACCGTCCGGAAGTCGAAGAGACCGAAAACGTCCAGGAAGCCGAATAAGCGTCTTCCGGTACGTAACAAAAAGGGCCAAGCGATGCTTGGCCCTTTTTGTTTTCGTTGATCGATTCCGTGCGTCGGATTGACGCGGCGCGCATCGTTCACGCGCTTTCACGACGTGCGATACGATATGACGTTTCAACGCAGATGACGGAGGCGCGAATGGTGATCGTGATGATGTTGACGACCGTGCCCGACGCCGCCGTTGCCCGCGCGCTCGCCGACGGCGCGCTGTCGGCCCGGCTCGCCGCGTGCGTGTCCGAGCTCGGCACGATCCGTTCGAGCTACCATTGGCAGGGCAAGGTCGAGACGGCCGCCGAGATCCAGCTCCTGTTCAAGACGAGCGCCGTGCGAGCGCTGGAACTCGAGCGGTATATCCAGTCGCACCATCCGTATGACGTCCCGGAGATCGTCTCATGGCAGGCGACGGCGTCCGCCGCCTACGGCCAGTGGGTCGCCACCGAAACTCAGCGTTCATTTCATGTTTAACCGCATTCCGCTTCACGCGCAGTCCCGCCTCCGCTTCCTGCTCGCCGTTGTCGCAATGCTCGGCGTGCTGTTCGGCGCGTCGTTCGCGGCGCGCGCCGCAGACGATTTTCTCGATCCCGCGGTCGCATTCAAATTCAGTGCGAGCGAGGCACCGGGACAGGTCGACATCCGTTTCAAGATCGCCGACGGCTATTACATGTATCGCGAGCGGTTCGCGTTCGCCGTGAAAAGCGGCTCGGCGACGCTCGGCGAGCCGCAACTGCCGGCCGGACACGTGAAGTTCGATCCGACGTTCCAGAAGAATGTCGAAACCTACCGCGGCGACCTGACGGTCCACCTGCCGGTCAAACAAGCGTCGGGGCCGTTTGAGCTCGCGGTGACGTCGCAGGGCTGCGCGGACGAAGGGATCTGCTATCCGCCCGCCGAGCATGTCGTGCGGATCGACGGCGCGGCGCTCGGCGCCAACGGAGCGACGCCGGTGGCCGCCGCCGGTGCCGATCCGTCTGCGGCCGACGGCGGCAGCTGGTACGAGCGCGTGACAAGCGCCGACTACGCGCGCTCACTGCTCGAGGGCCACGGGTTCCTGACGATCATCGCACTCTATTTCGTGGCCGGCATGGTGCTGAGCCTGTTGCCTTGCTCGTATCCGATGATTCCGATCCTGTCGGCGATCATCGTCGGCGAAGGCGCGCATGCGACGCGCACGCGCGCCTTCGCGTTGTCGCTCACCTACGTGATCGGCATGGCGCTCGTCTATACGGCGCTCGGTGTCGTGGCCGCGCTGGTCGGGCAGAGCCTCGGCGCCTGGCTGCAGAATCCATGGGTGCTCGGCGCGTTCGCGCTGCTCCTCACGGTGTTCGCGCTGCTGTTGATCGGCGGAATCGACATCGCGCTGCCGCAGCGTTGGCAGAGCGGCGCCGCACAGACTTCCGGGCCGCGCAAGGGCGGGCGCTTCGCCGCCGTCGCAACGATGGGCGCACTGTCAGCGCTTGTCGTCGGCGCATGCATGACCGCGCCGCTTTTCGCGGTACTCGCGTTCATCGCGCATACCGGCAATGCGTTTCTCGGTGGCGCGGCGCTCTTTTCGATGGGGCTCGGCCTTGGCGTTCCGCTTCTCGTCATCGGGCTCGGCGCAGGCACGTTGCTGCCGCGCGCCGGCGCCTGGATGGACGGCGTGAAGGTGTTCTTCGGCGTGGTGCTGCTCGCTGCCGCGCTGTGGATCGTCTGGCCGGTGCTGAACGCCGCGTCGCAGCTCGGCCTGGGCGCGTTGTGGCTGCTGATCGCCGCCGCCGCGCTCGGGCTTTTCACGCCGCATTCGGGCTCGTCGTCGATCTGGCGCCGCCTCGGGCGCGGGCTCGGCGCTGCGCTCGCGATCTGGGCCGCGATGCTCCTCGTCGGCTTGGCAGCGGGCTCGACTGATCCGCTGCGCCCGCTCGCGGTGTTGGCGGCGCGAGCGGCGCCCAGCGGCGCCGTGGCGAATGCCGGCGCGGCCGCGCACGAAGGGCCGGCGTTCGCGCCGGCGCGTTCGGTCGCCGAGCTCGACGAGATCGTGAAGACGTCGGCGCAGCCCGTGATGCTCGACTTCTATGCGGACTGGTGCGTGAGCTGCAAGGAGATGGAGCATCTGACGTTCTCCGACGCGCGCGTCGAGGCGCGGCTCGCGCAAATGCATCTCGTGCGCGCGGACGTCACCGCAAACACGCCGGACGATCAGGCGCTCTTGAAGCGTTTCGGGTTGTTCGGGCCGCCCGGCATCATCGTGTTCGATCGGAACGGGCAGGAACGCGGGCGTGTCGTCGGCTATCAGTCTGCGGATCGTTTTCTGCGCAGCCTCGATCGCATGGCGCTGCCGGCCGTGTTGTCGGCGTCGTGACGAATCGAAGCGGGCTGCGCGATCGGATTCGTGCCGCGCGCATTGCGGTCGTCGCCCGTTAATCAGGTGAAAACAAAAACGGCGAGGCTCGATGCCTCGCCGTTTTTGTTTTCACAACCGGCGCGTCCCCCTTTGTTCGCGGGACGCCGGCCGTGCGCTCACTTCTGCGCGCGCAGCAGCCGCGCCGCGTCGAGCGCGAAGTACGTGAGGATGCCGTCTGCACCCGCACGCTTGAACGCGAGCAGCGATTCGAGCACGACCTTGTCGTGATCGAGCCAGCCGTTCTGCGCGGCGGCCTTCAGCATCGCGTACTCGCCACTCACCTGGTAAACGTAGGTCGGGAAGCGGAATTCGTCCTTCACGCGGCGTACGATGTCGAGGTACGGCATGCCGGGCTTCACCATCACCATGTCCGCGCCTTCGTCGATGTCGAGGCGCACTTCGCGCAGCGCCTCGTCGCTGTTGGCCGGATCCATCTGGTAGGTCATCTTGTCGCTCTTGCCGAGATTCGACGCGGAGCCGACCGCGTCGCGGAACGGGCCGTAGAACGCGGACGCGTACTTCGCGGAGTACGCCATGATCCGCGTGTGGATGTGGCCGTCGCTCTCGAGCATCTCGCGCACCGCGCCGATGCGGCCATCCATCATGTCCGACGGCGCGACGATGTCAACCCCCGCTTCCGCTTGCGCGCGCGCCTGCTCGACGAGGATCTCGAGCGTTTCGTCGTTGAGCACGTAGCCGGACTCGTCGAGCACGCCGTCCTGGCCGTGGCTCGTGTACGGATCGAGCGCGACGTCGGTCAGCACGCCGAGTTCGGGGAAGCGGCGCTTCAGCTCGCGCACCGCGCGGGGGATCAGCCCTTCGGGGTTGGCGGCTTCGCGGCCGTCGGGCGTCTTCAGCGACGGCTCGATCGCCGGAAAGAGCGACAGGACCGGCACGCCGAGCGCGACGCACTGCTCGGCGACGCCCATCAGCAGATCGACCGACACGCGCTCGACGCCCGGCATCGACAGCACCGGCTGGCGCACGTTCGTGCCTTCGACGACGAACACGGGGTAGATCAGGTCGTTCGTGGTGAGGATGTTTTCGCGCATCAGGCGGCGCGAGAAATCGTCGCGGCGCATGCGGCGCGGACGGTACAGCGGATGGATGCTCATGGCGGAATGGCTGGGATCCGTGTGCGAAGGAAGCTTACAGTTCCCTTCGGTAAACTTTTGAGACAATGGTATATGATAGCGATCGAGCAACGCGCACTGCGCAATGCTCCCCGCTTCTCCTCCCTGAGCGGGTGCCTGTCGTTTTTCGATTAGGCTGTTTAACCCGCCGTTGAACGGCGGGTTTTTTTATGGGCCGCACGAATCGAATCGCGACATCCGTCAGGCAGGCGCGGCTTCACAACGCACGCTGCACGATCGTCATTCTGCTACAGCGCTGCGATCTTCGTCGGCGGCCGCGGGCCGCACCCAGCTTTCGATCAGCGCATGCGCGTCGTCGAGCCCGGTGCGCTTCAGCGCCGAGAAAAGCTGCACGGTCAGCTTGCCCACGTAGCCGGCGTCCCGATACGCGTCGAGGCCTTTCTGCGTCGCGCGCAGCGCGTTGGTGCTTTCCTGCCGCGTCAATTTGTCGCACTTCGTCAGCAGCGTGTGAATCGGCTTGCCGGTCGGCGCGAACCACTCGATCATCCGGCGATCGAGCTCGGTGAGCGGCCGGCGCGAATCCATCATCAGGATCATGCCGCGGAGCTGCGGGCGGGTCTGCAGATATGTCGACAGCAACTGCTCCCAGTGCGCCTTCGCGGCGCCCGGCACTTCCGCGTAGCCGTAGCCCGGCAGGTCGACGAGGTTCGCGACGGGCTCCGCCGCCGGGCCGACCGAGAAATAGTTGATGTGCTGCGTGCGCCCGGGCGTCTTCGACGCGAAAGCGAGCCGCTTCTGATTGCAAAGCACGTTGATCGCCGTCGATTTGCCGGCGTTCGAGCGGCCGGCGAACGCGATTTCGGGCTGCACGGTCGGCGGCAGGTCGCGTAGATGATTGACGGTCGTGAGGAAGCGGGCTTGATGGAGCAAGAAGGCCATGGCACAGGAGGGAGACTGGCGGCGCAGGCCGCGCGGTGGAAGGCGGGGAGCCCCGAAGTAGCCCTGATGGGCACCGGGGCTTTCATCGGGGTATTGTACAATACGACGCATTTGCCGCAGGTGGTGGAAGCTGAGGAGCGCGCTTCTACGGTAGACTCGGCGCCGTCGTTTTTTGCAGAACCTCACAACTCCCACAAGACGAAACAAGGTGTGCGAATGAATCGACTGAGCAAGTCTTTGGTGGTGCTTCAGTTCGCAGTAGCGGGGCTCGTTGGTTTCATGGCGGAGGCAAAAGCGGCGGATGCGGCAAAGCCGGATCTCGACCGGGGCAAGGCGATCGCGGCGCAGGTGTGCGTGGCGTGCCACGGCGTCGACGGCAACAGTGCAACGGGCTCGTTTCCGAAGCTCGCCGGTCAGCACCCTGATTATCTGGTCAAGCAGTTGCACGATTTCAAGACGCAGCCGGGCGCGAAGGGGCCGGTGCGCGTCAATTCCGTGATGGTCGGATTCGCGAGCGCGCTGAACGATCAGGATGCGCGCAGCGTCGCCGCCTATTACGGGTCGCAGTCGGCCAAGCTCGGCGCCGCGCGCAACGCGGCCACCGTGCCGGTCGGTCAGAAGATCTATCGCGGTGGCATCGCCGAGAAGGGCGTGCCCGCCTGCGCGAGCTGCCACGGGCCGACGGGACAGGGCATTCCGGTCCAGTATCCGCGGCTGTCGGGCCAGTGGGCGGACTACACGGTCGCGCAGTTGACCGCGTTCCAGCAGGGCACGCGCAACAACGAGGCGATGCATCAGATCGCGCTCCGGCTGACGGACAGCGAAGTCAAGGCCGTCGCCGATTACATCGCTGGCCTGCACTGAGCCGATCCCGGTTCGCGAGCCGAATGAACGAGCCGGCCGTCCACGCAGCGGCCGCTAGAACAAGAAAAGGGTGGGGCGCCGTCGAAGCACGGCCGCCTTGCCCTTTTTTGCTGTGAGTTGGAGTTTGAATGAGCGTTACCACGTCGGGGTTGCAGTCGAGAGCGGGCCAGTCCGCGGTCAAGCGCGCGGTCGAGCTGCTGAGCTCGATGCGTTTTGCGATCGCGCTGCTCGTCGTCCTGTCGATCGCGAGCATCATCGGCACGGTCCTCACGCAGGACGATCCGTATCCTAACTACGTCAATCAGTTCGGCCCGTTCTGGGCCGACATCTTCCGCTCGCTCAGCCTCTATACGGTCTACAGCGCGTGGTGGTTCATGCTGATCCTGATCTTCCTCGTCGTGTCGATCTCGCTTTGCGTGATCCGCAACGCGCCGAAGATGGTCGCCGACGCGAAGAGCTGGAAGGACAAGGTCCGCGAAGGCAGCCTGCGCGCGTTCCATCACAAGGCCGAGTTCGCGGTCGCGGGCGATCGCGCACGCGCGACGCAGACCATTGTTGCGTTCGTCGCGAAGGCGGGCTACCGGCTCGTCGTGCGCGAATCGGACGGCGCGACGCTCGTCGCCGCGAAGCGCGGCGCGTTGACGAAGTTCGGCTACATCGCCGCGCACCTCGCGATCGTCGTGATCTGCGTCGGCGGCCTGCTCGACAGCAACCTGCCGATCAAATTCCAGATGTGGATGTTCGGCAAGAGCCCCGTCAACTCGAGCGCGGCGATTAGCGAGATCGGCGCCGAGCACCGGCTGTCCGCGTCGAACCCGACGTTCCGCGGCTACGCCTGGGTGCCGGAGGGCCAGTACGTGTCGACCGCGATCCTCAATCAGCCGACCGGTTCGCTGATCCAGGATCTGCCGTTCTCGATCCAGCTCGAGAAGTTCATCGTCGATTATTACTCGACCGGCATGCCGAAGCTCTTCGCGAGCGACATCGTCGTCGTCGATCGCGAGACCGGCAAGCGGATTCCCGTGCGCGTCGAAGTCAACAAGCCGTTCACGTACAAGGGTGTGTCGATCTACCAGTCGAGCTTCCAGGACGGCGGCTCGCTGATGGAAATGACCGCGTATCCGATGATGGGCTCGAGCGCCGCGACGTTCCCGTTCAAGGGCACGATCGGCAACTCGGTGCCGCTGGCGATGGCGGGCGCCGACGGC harbors:
- the hemB gene encoding porphobilinogen synthase, which codes for MSIHPLYRPRRMRRDDFSRRLMRENILTTNDLIYPVFVVEGTNVRQPVLSMPGVERVSVDLLMGVAEQCVALGVPVLSLFPAIEPSLKTPDGREAANPEGLIPRAVRELKRRFPELGVLTDVALDPYTSHGQDGVLDESGYVLNDETLEILVEQARAQAEAGVDIVAPSDMMDGRIGAVREMLESDGHIHTRIMAYSAKYASAFYGPFRDAVGSASNLGKSDKMTYQMDPANSDEALREVRLDIDEGADMVMVKPGMPYLDIVRRVKDEFRFPTYVYQVSGEYAMLKAAAQNGWLDHDKVVLESLLAFKRAGADGILTYFALDAARLLRAQK
- the rpsM gene encoding 30S ribosomal protein S13; the protein is MARIAGVNIPNHQHTEIGLTAIFGIGRTRARSICAASGVAFSKKVKDLTDADLEKLREEVGKFVVEGDLRREVTMNIKRLMDLGCYRGVRHRKGLPLRGQRTRTNARTRKGPRRAAQALKK
- the rpmJ gene encoding 50S ribosomal protein L36 — its product is MKVMASVKRICRNCKIIKRKGVVRVICSSDPRHKQRQG
- the yihA gene encoding ribosome biogenesis GTP-binding protein YihA/YsxC encodes the protein MAFLLHQARFLTTVNHLRDLPPTVQPEIAFAGRSNAGKSTAINVLCNQKRLAFASKTPGRTQHINYFSVGPAAEPVANLVDLPGYGYAEVPGAAKAHWEQLLSTYLQTRPQLRGMILMMDSRRPLTELDRRMIEWFAPTGKPIHTLLTKCDKLTRQESTNALRATQKGLDAYRDAGYVGKLTVQLFSALKRTGLDDAHALIESWVRPAAADEDRSAVAE
- a CDS encoding DNA-directed RNA polymerase subunit alpha, which produces MQTSLLKPKIIAVESLGENHAKVVMEPFERGYGHTLGNALRRVLLSSMVGYAPTEVTIAGVVHEYSTLDGVQEDVVNLLLNLKGVVFKLHNRDEVTVTLRKEGEGVVTAGDIELAHDCEVINPNHVIAHLSKGGKLDVQIKVEKGRGYVPGNVRRYGDETAKIIGRIVLDASFSPVRRVSYAVESARVEQRTDLDKLVMNIETSGVITPEEAIRQSARILVDQLSVFAALEGTETAAEAPSRAPQIDPILLRPVDDLELTVRSANCLKAENIYYIGDLIQRTENELLKTPNLGRKSLNEIKEVLASRGLTLGMKLENWPPAGLDK
- the rpsD gene encoding 30S ribosomal protein S4; the encoded protein is MARYIGPKAKLSRREGTDLFLKSARRSLADKCKLDSKPGQHGRTSGARTSDYGTQLREKQKVKRIYGVLERQFRRYFAEADRRKGNTGENLLQLLESRLDNVVYRMGFGSTRAEARQLVSHKAITLNGVVANIPSQQVKPGDVISIREKSKKQARIVEALSLAEQGGLASWVAVDAKKFEGTFKQVPERADIAGDINESLIVELYSR
- the dsbD gene encoding protein-disulfide reductase DsbD, giving the protein MFNRIPLHAQSRLRFLLAVVAMLGVLFGASFAARAADDFLDPAVAFKFSASEAPGQVDIRFKIADGYYMYRERFAFAVKSGSATLGEPQLPAGHVKFDPTFQKNVETYRGDLTVHLPVKQASGPFELAVTSQGCADEGICYPPAEHVVRIDGAALGANGATPVAAAGADPSAADGGSWYERVTSADYARSLLEGHGFLTIIALYFVAGMVLSLLPCSYPMIPILSAIIVGEGAHATRTRAFALSLTYVIGMALVYTALGVVAALVGQSLGAWLQNPWVLGAFALLLTVFALLLIGGIDIALPQRWQSGAAQTSGPRKGGRFAAVATMGALSALVVGACMTAPLFAVLAFIAHTGNAFLGGAALFSMGLGLGVPLLVIGLGAGTLLPRAGAWMDGVKVFFGVVLLAAALWIVWPVLNAASQLGLGALWLLIAAAALGLFTPHSGSSSIWRRLGRGLGAALAIWAAMLLVGLAAGSTDPLRPLAVLAARAAPSGAVANAGAAAHEGPAFAPARSVAELDEIVKTSAQPVMLDFYADWCVSCKEMEHLTFSDARVEARLAQMHLVRADVTANTPDDQALLKRFGLFGPPGIIVFDRNGQERGRVVGYQSADRFLRSLDRMALPAVLSAS
- the cutA gene encoding divalent-cation tolerance protein CutA, with the protein product MVIVMMLTTVPDAAVARALADGALSARLAACVSELGTIRSSYHWQGKVETAAEIQLLFKTSAVRALELERYIQSHHPYDVPEIVSWQATASAAYGQWVATETQRSFHV
- a CDS encoding c-type cytochrome gives rise to the protein MNRLSKSLVVLQFAVAGLVGFMAEAKAADAAKPDLDRGKAIAAQVCVACHGVDGNSATGSFPKLAGQHPDYLVKQLHDFKTQPGAKGPVRVNSVMVGFASALNDQDARSVAAYYGSQSAKLGAARNAATVPVGQKIYRGGIAEKGVPACASCHGPTGQGIPVQYPRLSGQWADYTVAQLTAFQQGTRNNEAMHQIALRLTDSEVKAVADYIAGLH
- the rplQ gene encoding 50S ribosomal protein L17, with protein sequence MRHRHGLRKLNRTSSHRLAMLRNMSNSLIEHEVIKTTLPKAKELRKVVEPLITLGKKPSLANRRLAFNRLRDRDSVAKLFDVLGPRFANRPGGYLRILKFGFRVGDNAPMALVELLDRPEVEETENVQEAE
- the infA gene encoding translation initiation factor IF-1 — protein: MAKDDVIQMQGEVIENLPNATFRVKLENGHVVLGHISGKMRMHYIRILPGDKVTVELTPYDLSRARIVFRAK
- the rpsK gene encoding 30S ribosomal protein S11 codes for the protein MAKASNSAAQRVRKKVKKNVAEGVVHVHASFNNTIITITDRQGNALAWATSGGQGFKGSRKSTPFAAQVAAESAGRVAMEYGVKNLEVRIKGPGPGRESAVRALHGLGIKITAISDVTPIPHNGCRPPKRRRI